The following are encoded together in the Streptomyces flavofungini genome:
- a CDS encoding ABC transporter permease, which produces MSTVVPVRRTRPAHPTATALRAGCERGAIELRQSFTNGAELVSHLLWPVLMLVALFFMRDAEFGGSGLLLGTLALPSILGMNAAMGMVTMSQVLTAEREDGTLLRAKATPGGMRGYLTGKVISVAGGLIADLAILLVPGMFLIDGLAADSAGAWLTLLWILVLGMVATLPIGAILGSLFPSARSQGLIQLPVIGMISISGIFYPVTALPDWLQILAQCFPVYWLGLGMRSALLPDAAAHVEIAASWRHLETAAVLGAWAVLGLALAPVVLRRMARRESGSGVAERREKALQRVG; this is translated from the coding sequence ATGAGCACCGTCGTCCCCGTGCGCCGGACGCGTCCGGCGCACCCCACGGCCACGGCTCTGCGAGCGGGCTGCGAACGCGGCGCGATCGAACTCCGCCAGTCGTTCACCAACGGCGCGGAGCTGGTGTCGCATCTGCTCTGGCCGGTGCTGATGCTCGTGGCGCTGTTCTTCATGCGGGACGCGGAGTTCGGAGGGAGCGGGCTGCTGCTCGGCACCCTCGCGCTGCCGAGCATCCTCGGCATGAACGCGGCGATGGGCATGGTCACGATGAGCCAGGTCCTCACGGCCGAGCGGGAGGACGGCACCCTGCTGCGGGCCAAGGCGACGCCGGGCGGGATGCGCGGCTATCTGACCGGCAAGGTGATCTCCGTCGCCGGGGGCCTCATCGCGGACCTGGCGATCCTCCTCGTCCCCGGCATGTTCCTGATCGACGGCCTGGCGGCGGACAGCGCGGGGGCCTGGCTGACGCTGCTGTGGATCCTGGTCCTCGGGATGGTGGCGACGCTGCCCATCGGCGCGATCCTCGGCTCCCTGTTCCCCAGCGCCCGCAGTCAGGGCCTCATCCAGCTCCCCGTCATCGGCATGATCTCGATCTCCGGCATCTTCTACCCCGTCACCGCCCTACCCGACTGGCTCCAGATCCTCGCCCAGTGCTTCCCCGTCTACTGGCTCGGACTCGGCATGCGCTCCGCCCTGCTCCCCGACGCCGCGGCGCACGTGGAGATCGCCGCCTCCTGGCGCCACCTGGAGACGGCCGCGGTCCTCGGCGCCTGGGCGGTGCTCGGCCTGGCCCTCGCCCCGGTCGTGCTGCGCCGGATGGCCCGGCGCGAGTCGGGGTCGGGGGTGGCGGAGCGCCGGGAGAAGGCGCTGCAGCGCGTGGGCTAG
- a CDS encoding aminotransferase class I/II-fold pyridoxal phosphate-dependent enzyme, producing the protein MSLDHSRAPVLEAVDAYHRRGVLSFSPPGHKQGLGVDPAVRLLLGESVFQHDLLATGGLDDRRTRGGYLEEAEQLMADAVHADHTFFTTCGSSLSVKAAMLAVAGPEQQLLIGRDAHKSVVAALILSGIEPVWVEPRWDEERHLAHPPSAQEYADAFAAHPGARGAVVTSPTPYGSSADLRGIAEVCHGRGRPLIVDEAWGAHLPFHSDLPTWAMDAGADVCVTSIHKMGSGLEQGSVFHLQGDLVKAEVLKNRADLLGTTSPSVLIYAALDGWRRQMALNGHALISHALKTAGELRAGIEEIEGLHVNDARDFCGPGLADGFDPLPVVVDLSARDVSGYRVADWLRERRSISVHLADHRRINVQITHADGAATTRPLLEALRAVVRAAADWDEEPQVAVPSAAGLRMEQACLPRDAFFAATEDVPLSAAPGRVAAEMVTPYPPGIPAILPGERLTEPVLAYLRTGVKAGMHLPDAADPEFRTVRVVK; encoded by the coding sequence ATGTCGCTGGATCATTCGCGAGCCCCCGTGCTGGAAGCTGTCGACGCCTACCATCGGCGGGGCGTGCTGTCGTTCTCGCCGCCGGGGCACAAGCAGGGACTGGGAGTGGACCCTGCCGTCCGGCTCCTGCTGGGGGAGTCGGTCTTCCAGCACGACCTGCTGGCAACAGGCGGTCTGGACGACCGGCGGACGCGGGGCGGCTACCTTGAGGAAGCCGAGCAATTGATGGCCGATGCCGTCCACGCCGACCACACGTTCTTCACCACGTGCGGTAGTTCCCTTTCGGTCAAGGCGGCCATGCTGGCGGTGGCCGGCCCGGAACAGCAGCTGTTGATCGGGCGGGACGCCCACAAATCGGTGGTGGCGGCGCTGATCCTTTCGGGGATCGAGCCCGTGTGGGTGGAGCCGCGCTGGGACGAGGAGCGCCATCTGGCTCACCCTCCCTCCGCGCAGGAGTACGCGGATGCTTTCGCAGCCCACCCCGGCGCCAGGGGTGCTGTGGTGACCAGCCCCACGCCGTACGGAAGCAGCGCGGACCTGCGTGGCATCGCCGAGGTGTGTCACGGGCGGGGCCGCCCGCTCATCGTGGACGAGGCATGGGGCGCCCATCTGCCGTTTCACTCGGACCTGCCCACATGGGCGATGGACGCGGGCGCGGATGTCTGCGTGACGAGCATTCACAAAATGGGCAGTGGCCTGGAACAGGGGTCGGTCTTCCACCTGCAGGGAGACCTCGTCAAGGCCGAGGTCCTGAAGAACCGAGCGGACCTCCTGGGAACCACGAGCCCTTCCGTGCTCATCTACGCGGCCCTGGACGGCTGGCGCCGGCAGATGGCGCTGAACGGCCATGCGCTGATCAGCCACGCGCTGAAGACCGCAGGCGAACTCCGCGCGGGCATCGAGGAAATCGAGGGCCTGCACGTCAACGATGCGCGTGACTTCTGCGGACCCGGGCTTGCCGACGGCTTCGACCCCCTCCCGGTCGTCGTCGACCTTTCTGCCCGCGACGTGTCGGGGTACCGGGTGGCGGACTGGCTGCGCGAGCGGCGCTCCATCAGTGTGCACCTGGCCGACCACCGGCGTATCAATGTCCAGATCACGCACGCCGACGGTGCCGCCACCACAAGGCCCCTGCTGGAGGCGCTGCGTGCGGTCGTCCGCGCGGCGGCGGACTGGGACGAGGAGCCGCAGGTGGCGGTGCCCTCTGCGGCGGGTCTGCGGATGGAGCAGGCATGTCTGCCGCGCGACGCCTTCTTCGCCGCCACGGAAGACGTGCCGCTCAGCGCTGCTCCAGGTCGCGTCGCGGCGGAGATGGTGACGCCGTACCCGCCGGGCATTCCGGCGATCCTGCCCGGCGAACGGCTGACGGAGCCTGTCCTTGCCTACCTGCGGACTGGTGTGAAAGCCGGTATGCATCTGCCGGACGCCGCTGACCCTGAATTCCGCACCGTCCGCGTGGTCAAGTGA
- a CDS encoding transcriptional regulator: protein MASEHPRTRLVTVMHSPVRLAILGTLRHVQQVTFADLREALDLSAAELSRQLGILEKDELVEIAKLRERRRPVTQVRLSESGRERFEEYLAHLRLVVQSDIP, encoded by the coding sequence ATGGCGAGCGAGCACCCACGCACGCGCCTCGTGACGGTGATGCACTCCCCCGTTCGCTTGGCGATTCTCGGCACTCTGCGCCATGTTCAGCAGGTGACCTTCGCCGACCTGCGCGAGGCGCTGGACCTGTCCGCCGCCGAGTTGTCGCGCCAGCTGGGCATCCTGGAGAAGGATGAGCTGGTGGAGATCGCAAAGCTGCGTGAGCGGCGTCGGCCGGTGACACAGGTCCGGCTCTCGGAGTCCGGACGTGAGCGGTTCGAGGAATACCTCGCGCACCTTCGCCTGGTCGTGCAAAGCGACATTCCCTGA
- a CDS encoding LLM class F420-dependent oxidoreductase — MTRFGYFLASEEFTPAELLEQARAAEQAGFTGLAISDHFHPWTDEQGQSPFVWSMIGALAQVTSLPVTTFVTCPTVRMHPAVNAQAVATSGVLTGGRFRFGVGSGEALNEHILGDAWPAVDVRLEMLEEAVHVIRILQSGEEVTHRGKHYTVENARLYTVPDEPVPIYVSGFGPKAAALAGRIGDGFVTMTPDADLVGQFRRAGGGQKPVLGGVKVCWGTDRDQAVKTAHRLWPTQFLPGELGQVLPDPAHFEQAVTLVTEEAVADGMVCGDDVDEHVGAVKAYTDAGFDEVYVGQIGPDQQGFFDFYRSEVLPRLAG, encoded by the coding sequence ATGACACGTTTTGGCTACTTCTTGGCGAGCGAGGAGTTCACGCCCGCCGAATTGCTGGAGCAGGCACGAGCCGCCGAACAGGCGGGATTCACCGGCCTGGCGATTTCGGACCACTTCCACCCGTGGACGGATGAGCAGGGGCAGAGCCCCTTTGTGTGGTCGATGATCGGTGCGCTCGCCCAGGTGACGTCACTGCCGGTGACGACGTTCGTGACCTGCCCCACCGTCCGTATGCATCCGGCGGTCAACGCTCAGGCGGTCGCCACCTCGGGGGTGCTCACCGGCGGCCGATTCCGGTTCGGTGTGGGCAGCGGTGAGGCGCTGAACGAGCACATCCTGGGCGATGCCTGGCCGGCCGTGGACGTCCGTCTGGAGATGCTGGAGGAGGCCGTCCACGTCATCCGGATCCTGCAGAGCGGGGAGGAGGTCACGCACCGCGGCAAGCACTACACGGTGGAGAACGCCCGGCTGTACACCGTGCCCGATGAGCCGGTGCCGATCTACGTGTCCGGGTTCGGGCCCAAGGCCGCGGCGCTGGCTGGGCGGATCGGGGACGGGTTCGTGACGATGACGCCGGACGCCGATCTGGTGGGGCAGTTCCGGCGTGCGGGAGGCGGGCAGAAGCCCGTGCTCGGGGGCGTGAAGGTGTGCTGGGGCACCGACCGCGACCAGGCGGTCAAGACGGCTCACCGGCTGTGGCCGACCCAGTTCCTGCCGGGGGAGCTGGGGCAGGTGCTGCCGGACCCGGCGCACTTCGAGCAGGCGGTGACGCTCGTGACCGAGGAGGCCGTCGCCGACGGCATGGTGTGCGGCGACGACGTGGACGAGCACGTCGGAGCTGTCAAGGCGTACACGGATGCCGGGTTCGACGAGGTGTACGTCGGCCAGATCGGGCCCGACCAGCAGGGTTTCTTCGACTTCTACCGCAGCGAGGTCCTGCCGCGGCTGGCGGGCTGA
- a CDS encoding type 1 glutamine amidotransferase domain-containing protein has product MTDRRLEGRSVLTLVTNYGVEQDELFVPLRKLQAAGADVTVAAVSTDPVRTLQGDKDPGESMDPDVSHEALGAAPHDLLLIPGGTLNADHLRLERAAVDTVKAFAASGRPVAAICHGPWALVEADVVRGKTLTSYPSLRTDITNAGAKSWVDEPVVVDPDGDYPLITSRTPKDLDAFVSAICGQLGGS; this is encoded by the coding sequence ATGACAGACCGACGACTCGAAGGCCGTAGCGTGCTGACCCTCGTCACCAACTACGGCGTCGAACAGGACGAACTGTTCGTCCCGCTCCGGAAGTTGCAAGCGGCCGGTGCCGACGTCACCGTCGCCGCGGTCAGCACGGACCCCGTCCGGACGCTGCAAGGGGACAAGGACCCCGGAGAGAGCATGGACCCGGACGTCTCCCACGAAGCCCTCGGCGCCGCCCCGCACGACCTCCTGCTCATCCCCGGCGGCACCCTCAACGCCGACCACCTGCGCCTGGAGAGGGCCGCCGTCGACACCGTGAAGGCGTTCGCCGCGAGCGGTCGCCCGGTCGCCGCCATCTGTCACGGGCCATGGGCGTTGGTCGAGGCCGACGTAGTGCGGGGAAAGACCCTCACCTCATACCCGTCCCTGCGGACCGACATCACCAACGCCGGCGCCAAGAGCTGGGTGGACGAGCCCGTCGTCGTCGATCCGGACGGCGACTACCCGCTGATCACTTCTCGTACGCCGAAGGACCTCGACGCCTTCGTCTCGGCCATCTGCGGTCAGCTGGGAGGGAGTTGA
- a CDS encoding GlsB/YeaQ/YmgE family stress response membrane protein — protein sequence MEISGIITAIVIGTVIGVLGRLVLPGRQHIGILWTLAVGIAAALVGTAIAGAVGVADTKGVDWIEIIIQVALAAVGVAGLDRLKGRR from the coding sequence ATGGAGATCTCAGGGATCATCACCGCCATCGTGATCGGCACAGTGATCGGAGTCCTGGGCCGCCTCGTCCTCCCGGGCCGTCAGCACATCGGCATCCTGTGGACCCTCGCCGTCGGCATCGCCGCCGCCCTGGTCGGCACCGCGATCGCCGGTGCCGTCGGCGTCGCCGATACCAAGGGCGTCGACTGGATCGAAATCATCATCCAGGTCGCTCTCGCCGCCGTGGGTGTCGCGGGCCTCGATCGCCTCAAAGGGCGACGCTGA
- a CDS encoding GbsR/MarR family transcriptional regulator, translating into MPGGRLTHEDRRRIATGLTDGLGYAEIARRLGRPTSTVSREVARNGGPRGYRAEHAHHATARRARRTAPAPYDLPSADRAADADRRADPAAAHGRDPEAVRGFVDQFAELMVHTGLPRMAARVLASLVTADSGALTAADLTRRLRVSPASVSKAVAYLERLELLRRERHAVGRREAYVIDDDVWLRTWLTSARTHAMMADTAQAGVDILDPGTPAGARLDHMRQFFTSLSDDMAGGTAAEAFADALTVLAALVHAQVPLKVAQLADSLGWTEERVTTALHDAEQHPDIADPVAPRRTAPDTYAVVAREERLSAAQRAALTRR; encoded by the coding sequence ATGCCCGGAGGCAGGCTGACCCACGAGGACCGGCGGCGGATCGCGACGGGGCTCACCGACGGGCTCGGGTACGCGGAGATCGCCCGGCGGCTCGGCAGGCCGACGTCCACCGTCAGCAGGGAGGTGGCCCGCAACGGCGGCCCCCGGGGCTACCGTGCCGAGCACGCCCACCACGCCACCGCGCGCCGCGCCCGCAGGACCGCCCCGGCCCCGTACGACCTGCCGTCCGCCGACCGCGCCGCCGACGCCGACCGCCGCGCCGACCCGGCGGCGGCGCACGGCCGCGACCCCGAAGCGGTACGCGGCTTCGTGGACCAGTTCGCGGAGCTGATGGTGCACACCGGGCTGCCCCGCATGGCCGCCCGGGTCCTCGCGAGCCTCGTCACGGCCGACTCCGGGGCGCTGACCGCGGCCGACCTGACGCGCCGCCTGCGGGTCAGCCCCGCCTCCGTGTCGAAGGCCGTCGCCTACCTGGAACGCCTGGAGCTGCTGCGCCGCGAGCGCCACGCCGTCGGGCGCCGCGAGGCGTACGTCATCGACGACGACGTCTGGCTGCGCACCTGGCTGACCAGCGCCCGTACGCACGCGATGATGGCGGACACCGCCCAGGCGGGCGTCGACATCCTCGACCCCGGTACACCCGCGGGCGCCCGTCTCGACCACATGCGGCAGTTCTTCACGAGCCTCAGCGACGACATGGCCGGGGGCACCGCGGCGGAGGCCTTCGCCGACGCCCTCACCGTCCTCGCCGCCCTCGTGCACGCCCAAGTCCCCCTGAAGGTCGCCCAGCTGGCGGACTCGCTGGGCTGGACCGAGGAGCGCGTCACCACGGCCCTGCACGACGCCGAGCAGCACCCGGACATCGCGGATCCGGTGGCCCCGCGCCGCACGGCACCGGACACGTACGCCGTCGTCGCCAGGGAGGAACGGCTCAGCGCCGCCCAGCGCGCCGCCCTGACCCGGCGCTGA
- a CDS encoding SDR family oxidoreductase — protein MAIVYLPEEQLDADDTRRMVEETGRRCLPLPGDLKDAAVCQGVVARTVAEFGRLNILVGNAACLNSKLELEQLTAQDWDRTFKTNAYAHFPLVMAALPHLDPGDAVIATATEEALKGSTNRRWADDRPGHPSVFRVKVMTCRSSWGYTDYFISPVWRP, from the coding sequence GTGGCCATCGTCTACCTCCCTGAGGAACAACTCGATGCGGACGACACCCGGCGAATGGTCGAGGAGACGGGACGCAGGTGCCTGCCGCTTCCCGGCGACCTGAAGGACGCAGCCGTCTGCCAGGGCGTGGTGGCCCGGACGGTGGCTGAGTTCGGGAGGCTGAACATCCTGGTGGGCAACGCGGCCTGCCTGAACAGCAAACTCGAGCTGGAGCAGCTGACCGCGCAGGACTGGGACCGGACCTTCAAGACCAACGCCTATGCCCACTTCCCCCTCGTCATGGCCGCCCTGCCGCACCTCGACCCAGGGGACGCCGTCATCGCCACGGCGACGGAGGAGGCCCTCAAGGGCAGCACGAATCGTCGATGGGCCGACGACCGTCCCGGTCACCCGTCGGTGTTCCGCGTAAAAGTCATGACTTGTCGTTCGAGCTGGGGGTACACGGATTACTTCATCTCGCCCGTGTGGCGTCCCTGA
- a CDS encoding STAS domain-containing protein, with product MAPSSPLPLHVDVVAGLDPALVRVRGDLDVASVPVLRAALAPLLHRQIELDLTEVSFIDSSGINALLAHLRHCRLAGGDMTVPHASAIVWRLLQIVGVESLLTHPRKPPEPGGPSTDF from the coding sequence ATGGCTCCTTCCTCGCCCCTACCGCTGCACGTCGACGTCGTCGCGGGACTCGACCCGGCACTCGTCCGCGTGCGCGGGGACCTGGACGTGGCGAGCGTACCCGTGCTTCGAGCCGCCCTGGCGCCCCTGCTGCACCGACAGATCGAGCTGGACCTGACCGAGGTCTCCTTCATCGACTCCTCGGGGATCAACGCGTTGCTCGCCCATCTGCGCCACTGCCGACTGGCGGGCGGCGACATGACCGTGCCTCACGCGTCCGCGATCGTTTGGAGGCTGCTCCAAATTGTCGGAGTCGAGAGCCTCCTCACTCACCCTCGGAAGCCACCGGAGCCCGGGGGCCCCTCAACTGACTTCTGA
- a CDS encoding cyclic nucleotide-binding domain-containing protein, which translates to MNQFPVPSTLKALPPADQRRLMDIAREVSFAQSSRLFEEGGHADRFWIIRTGTVALDLHVPGRRAAVVETLGHGQLIGWSWLFAPYVWHLGGEATAPVRAHEFDAAVVRAMCQEDPEFGRHIAEWVGGVVAHRLHSTRTRLLDLYAPHGSGSTL; encoded by the coding sequence ATGAACCAGTTCCCCGTGCCGAGCACGCTCAAGGCGCTGCCCCCGGCGGACCAGCGGCGGCTGATGGACATCGCCCGCGAGGTGTCGTTCGCGCAGAGCTCCCGGCTCTTCGAGGAGGGCGGGCACGCCGACCGGTTCTGGATCATCCGTACCGGTACGGTCGCGTTGGACCTGCACGTCCCTGGCCGTCGCGCGGCGGTCGTCGAGACCCTCGGCCACGGCCAGCTCATCGGCTGGTCCTGGCTGTTCGCTCCGTACGTCTGGCATCTGGGCGGCGAGGCGACGGCGCCTGTGCGGGCCCACGAGTTCGACGCGGCCGTGGTGCGGGCCATGTGCCAGGAGGACCCCGAGTTCGGTCGGCACATCGCCGAGTGGGTGGGTGGCGTCGTCGCCCACCGGTTGCACTCGACACGCACGCGACTCCTCGATCTGTACGCCCCGCACGGCAGCGGGAGCACCCTGTGA
- a CDS encoding ABC transporter ATP-binding protein has protein sequence MTTTKAGEDDVVLDVDGLRMRYGTADVLRDVTFRARHGEVLALLGPNGAGKTTTIEILEGFRMRSAGRVRVLGTDPARGDEAWRARLGVVLQSWRDHGKWRVRELLTHLGRYYVPYATEAVPRPWGADELLAAVGLSAQAGDKVRTLSGGQRRRLDVAIGLVGRPELLFLDEPTAGLDPRARHEFHDLVHGLAADHRTTILLTTHDLAEADKLADRIMILSGGRIVADGSAADLARTAAAADEVSWTCEGRQFTYSTGDSTRFVRELFAEHGEAIGDLSVRRASLEDTYMALVREPGSGGDDGDGSAAVARERRATEVTR, from the coding sequence ATGACGACCACGAAGGCCGGCGAGGACGACGTCGTGCTCGACGTCGACGGGCTGCGCATGCGCTACGGCACGGCCGACGTCCTGCGGGATGTGACGTTCCGCGCGCGGCACGGCGAGGTGCTGGCCCTGCTGGGGCCGAACGGCGCGGGCAAGACGACCACGATCGAGATCCTGGAGGGCTTCCGGATGCGCTCGGCCGGCCGGGTCCGGGTCCTCGGCACGGACCCGGCGCGCGGCGACGAGGCGTGGCGGGCCCGACTGGGTGTCGTCCTGCAGTCGTGGCGCGACCACGGCAAGTGGCGGGTGCGGGAGTTGCTGACGCACTTGGGCAGGTACTACGTCCCGTACGCCACCGAGGCGGTACCACGGCCCTGGGGCGCCGACGAACTCCTCGCCGCCGTGGGCCTGTCGGCGCAGGCGGGCGACAAGGTCCGGACGCTGTCCGGCGGGCAGCGGCGCCGCCTCGACGTGGCGATCGGCCTCGTCGGTCGCCCCGAACTCCTCTTCCTCGACGAGCCGACGGCGGGCCTCGACCCACGGGCACGCCACGAGTTCCACGACCTGGTCCACGGCCTGGCCGCCGACCACCGGACCACGATCCTGCTGACCACGCACGACCTCGCGGAGGCGGACAAGCTGGCCGACCGCATCATGATCCTCTCCGGTGGCCGGATCGTCGCGGACGGCTCCGCGGCCGACCTGGCCCGCACGGCCGCCGCGGCGGACGAGGTGAGCTGGACGTGCGAGGGGCGGCAGTTCACGTACTCGACCGGTGATTCGACGCGGTTCGTCAGGGAGCTGTTCGCCGAGCACGGTGAGGCGATCGGTGACCTGTCCGTCCGCCGGGCCTCCTTGGAGGACACGTACATGGCGCTGGTGCGCGAGCCCGGGAGCGGCGGTGACGACGGCGACGGCTCGGCGGCCGTCGCGCGTGAAAGGCGCGCGACGGAGGTGACCCGATGA
- a CDS encoding universal stress protein — MDGTLIVGVDGSPQSLRALDWAADEAVRGSLALRIVHASGWEWYEGHEPSFGINREAVRAQADRVLAAATARLGDRARATGGTGAAADVTSEVLDEDPAAALVRESRRAAGVVVGSRGRGRLAGLLLGSVSLSVAARAFCPVTVVRGGEQSLRGGFRRVVVGVDEAAGAAAAVGYAVRAARQRDTELLAVHAWRRPAPEAGESGPAGGADPRRLRAEHELDVALRAAVRDHGAVAVRHEAVEGQARAALLDASATADLIVVGARRRPGHTGVQLGPVNHAVLHHAACPVTVVPHA, encoded by the coding sequence GTGGACGGGACACTGATCGTCGGAGTGGACGGCTCGCCGCAGAGCCTGCGGGCCCTGGACTGGGCCGCCGACGAAGCCGTACGCGGCTCCCTCGCGCTGCGGATCGTGCACGCCTCGGGCTGGGAGTGGTACGAAGGCCACGAACCGTCGTTCGGCATCAACCGCGAGGCCGTGCGCGCCCAGGCCGACCGCGTCCTCGCGGCCGCCACGGCACGGCTCGGCGACCGGGCCCGCGCGACCGGCGGCACGGGAGCGGCCGCCGACGTGACGAGCGAGGTCCTGGACGAGGATCCCGCCGCCGCCCTGGTCCGCGAGAGCCGCCGGGCGGCCGGGGTGGTCGTCGGCAGCCGGGGGCGCGGCCGCCTCGCCGGCCTTCTCCTGGGGTCGGTCAGCCTGTCCGTCGCCGCCCGTGCCTTCTGCCCGGTCACCGTGGTGCGCGGCGGCGAACAGAGCCTGCGCGGCGGGTTCCGGCGCGTCGTCGTCGGCGTCGACGAGGCCGCCGGGGCCGCCGCGGCGGTGGGGTACGCGGTCCGCGCGGCCCGGCAGCGCGACACGGAACTGCTCGCCGTGCACGCCTGGCGCCGCCCCGCTCCCGAGGCCGGCGAGTCAGGTCCCGCCGGTGGCGCCGACCCGCGACGGCTGCGCGCGGAACACGAGCTCGACGTGGCCCTGCGCGCTGCGGTACGCGACCACGGCGCCGTCGCCGTGCGCCACGAAGCCGTCGAGGGCCAGGCCCGCGCCGCCCTCCTCGACGCCTCGGCCACCGCCGACCTGATCGTGGTCGGCGCCCGCCGCCGCCCCGGCCACACCGGCGTCCAGCTCGGCCCCGTGAACCACGCCGTCCTGCATCACGCCGCGTGCCCGGTGACGGTGGTGCCCCATGCCTGA
- a CDS encoding Crp/Fnr family transcriptional regulator gives MNTTSTTRMTRALSSAHRARLLCVAREVTIRQGTRLFEEGARANRFWIVRTGTVTLDMHVPGRRSSIIETVGFDELVGWSWLFPPYVWQLGAEATTQVRAYEFDATTVRLMCEDDPQLGSAVGQWVGRVLAHRLQSARVRLLDLYAP, from the coding sequence ATGAACACCACGTCAACCACCCGCATGACGCGTGCCCTGTCCTCGGCGCACCGCGCCCGTCTGCTGTGCGTCGCCCGCGAGGTCACCATCCGCCAGGGCACCAGGCTGTTCGAGGAGGGCGCACGCGCCAATCGGTTCTGGATCGTCCGCACCGGAACCGTCACCCTCGACATGCATGTGCCGGGGCGCCGGTCATCCATCATCGAGACTGTCGGCTTCGACGAACTGGTGGGCTGGTCCTGGCTGTTCCCGCCGTACGTGTGGCAGCTCGGCGCCGAGGCGACGACGCAGGTGCGCGCCTACGAGTTCGACGCGACGACGGTGCGACTCATGTGCGAGGACGACCCGCAGCTCGGCTCAGCCGTCGGCCAGTGGGTCGGCAGGGTACTCGCGCACCGCCTGCAGTCGGCCCGCGTCCGGCTGCTCGACCTGTACGCCCCCTGA